The nucleotide window AGGCCTGGTCCCCGTCCTTCTTCCCGAGGTCCGCGATGATCCGGGCGCCGTACCCTTGAGGATCGAGCAGCGCGCCCTTGACCGCCCGGCCGGCTTCGACCTCGAATGACTCCGCGCCCCCCTGGGGAGCGGCCGCGTCGATGAAGGCGACGGCATCCTTTATAAAGGCGGCGCGCAGAGCCGCGGCGGAGGAGGCCGGGACGCTCCCCGGGAGCGCCTGGACGGTCTGGAGGGCGGAGAACGAGGGAAGGATGGAGAGCTGAGAGGACAGGGACGCGATGCCCGACGCGAAGCGGACCTGCGCGGCGGACGACAGCCCCGCGACGGGAGCGGTCTGCGCGTTGACCGGCCGGCTGAGGAGGACGCTCTGGCCATAGGCGGCCCCCGGGAAGGAGCTCCAGAGCACGGCCAGCGCGAGCGCGCAGGCGAGCGGTCTCTTGGCGTTCTTCATGGCTGCGATCTCCAGCGAGAGGAGGCCGTCGTCGGTCTCCGTCGCTTCTTCAAGGATAACGGGAAGGGCCGGTCTTGACGCGGTCCCTTCAGGTTCGTCCCGTCGGTTTTTCGGTCTAACCGGCATGGTTCCCAAAACCGACGCCGGCTGAAACCAGCGCCGTGAACGCCGATGGGCGGCGCCTCCCGGAGCTCCCGGGGCCGAATTGACGGAGCCGTTGGAAAATAGGGATACTGCCTGTGTCGAGCCCTCGGAGGAACATGAAAAAAGCCGCCGCCCTCTGCGCCGTCCTCGCTTTCGCCGCCTGCGGGACGCTCAAGGAATACCCCTTCGAACAGCGCCGCCTCGCGGCGGTCATGCCCTTCGCCTTCACCGCCGCCCAGAAGGAGTTCACCCCCCACGCGAGCGGGCTTGCCGACGCCCTGGCCGGCGCCCTCGTGCGCACGGGCCGCCTGCGGCTCATCGAGCGCGCCCGCGTCGACGCCGCCCTCCAGGAGCTCCAGCTCCAGCAGAGCGGGCTCACCGACAGCGCGACGGCCTCCAAGGTGGGCAAGGGGCTCAACGCGAGCGCCGTGGTGCTGGGCTCGATCACCTCGATCTCGGTGCGCGAGGAAGGCCGCAGCGTGAAGATCGCCGAGAAGACGACGCGCTTCGTGGACGTCGAGGTCGAGGCGCGCATCGTGGACGTGGAGACCGGAGAGCTGCTGGGCTCCGGCCGGGCCGCCGGGAAGGCGGAGAGCGCCGAGAAGCACGCCTTCGGCGGCAAGCTCGGCACGCTCGCGACCCCGGACGCCCTCATCCAGCAGGCCCTCCAGGGCGTCGGCGAGAAGCTCGCCCGCGACCTCGCGAAGTCCCTGCCTCCCAGATGAAGACCCCTTCCCGCCAGACGCTCATGCGCATCTACCTGGAGGAGAACGACCGCTTCCAGGGGCGCCCCGTCTACCAGGCCATCGTCGAGGCCGCCCGCCAGGACGGCCTGGGCGGAGCCATCGTCCTCAAGGGCGTGCTGGGCTACGGCTACAAAGCCGAGGCGCGCGCGGGCAAGATGATCAAGCACGACGACAACCCGCCCGTCCTCATCGAGATCGTCGACGCCGAGGAGAAGCTGAAAAAGTTCCAGCCGCGCCTCGACGAGTTCATCCGCGAAGCCCTCGTCACCTTCCAGCCCGTCGAAGCCCTCCACTACAAGCTGGATTAAGGAGGCGTTAGTCGGCGGGGTCCTGCCGGCCGGGTCCTTCCCATCGCCTGCGCTCCTCAGACGGCGACGGCCATTGCGGTGCTCGGCGATGGGCCGCCCTCCCGGCCGTCACCCCCGTGCATCGGTCAGCCTCCCCCAAAAAGCGGAGCATGACAGTTCCTCGGAGCCTTCGTGCCATCCGATCGGCGACGGCCGCTATCGCGGGAAGGACGACCGATCATCTTCCCGTGCTGGAATGGGGGGTACCCCCCGCCCTCAGGCGCCGGGAGGGAACCGATACGCGGCGCGAGAGGACTACACTGAGACGCGCGCCGCGACGGCTCGCAAACGGGACTTAACCACCCTGGGATCCCCAGTCGGGGATTCCTGGCTACCGGACTCCGCGGTAGAAGCGGCTCACCTGGCCGTAGTACGCATCGCCCTCCAGGTCGCGCAGTCGGTGGATGATGCGGAGATTGCCGCCGATCTTGCTCTCCCACCACGGCCCCGCCAGGTGCCGGCTCCAATGGGTCGGGAACGGGGGAACGCTCGGGCCATAGGACTTCGCGAACTCCGCGACTGCCGCGTCATCCTCGGCTTCTCCTGCATCCTGCGAAACCAGTCCGTACACGTCGGCGATGATGGCCAGCCGGTCCATCCCCACCGTGGGAGCGCCCGTCCGTCGGCCCTCCCCCATCGCCCATGCGTAGCAGTTGACCTCGGCGCACTCGGCGCCCGTCACTCTCCAGTCCTTCCCCGCAAGCCCCGGGAACCAGTCCTCCATCCTCTCCCGCTCCTCGTCGGTGGGCGCCCGCCCGATCTTCCCCTCTCTCAGCATGGACGGCAGCCAGGCGCCCAGGAACTTCCGTTGTTCTCCCGTCAGGGGTCCCGAACGGTCCAGAAGCGCCTGGACCGTCTCGAGCGGGTCCCCGTCGAGCGAGACCTCGGTCGGAGCCCCGTCCTCCCCGTCCCCGGAGAACAGCCCCTCGAGGACGGCCGCCCGCTCCTCGGGAGAGTCCGCCGAGGACAGCGCCGCCGCCGCGTTCTTCAGCGCGTTCCGAGGAGAATCCTTCGTTCGGACGGTTCCCTTCGTCTCGACCGGGCGTGCAAGGTCGCGGGCGGCTAGCGCCGCCGACCGGAGCTGCGGCGACTCGATCTTCGGCAGTCCGGCCGCCATCGGTTGGACGAGTCCCCGGAGTCCGCGCGGAACCAGCGGAGACAGGAGCGAGGGGAAGACGCTCGGGACGACGATCGGCACCGGCTGAGCCGCGCCCCGCCCAGGCGCGTATACGACCTGCGCGCTTGCCGACGACGGAGACAGCCCGAGGATCAGGAGGGTCGCCGCGCCGAGGGAGCCCTTGCGGTCGAACTTCATCACGCTCAGAGGATACCGGGAGCGGGTCCCTCCCGGAAGGGTCGAGTGTCCCTCTCCTCACCGACGAGGGGTCCATTCCCTGGGGTTCTGTCCGGGTGGGCCGAGAGAACGACACGTTAACACCGCAGAGAGGAGGGGGATGTCGAGAGTCTTGCAAACCCGCGCTCTCAGTGTTAGTCTCCACGTATGCTCAGACTCCTGGCTGTCGCATCGCTCTTGTGCCCCCTGACCCCCGCTTTTGCGCAAACCCCCACCGCCGACCTCCCCTGGGAGCAGGATTACGACTTCCCGCTGAACTATTGCATCCGGACCTTCAACATCGAACACGAGAAGCCGGCGCTCCTCGCCGAACAACTCGTGCGGAGCCGCGGCACAAAGGACAGGAAGTCCGATGCGAGTCACGAGATCGTCAGGTGGGAGATGCTCTCCGAGAACGCGGGCGATGAGACCGCGGCTCTCCAATCGCTAGGGAAGCTCGCCCACTACGCCCGCAACTGCGACCCGGACCCGGCCCCCGAATATCCGGAACTCGCTCGCATGAGAGATATCCTTCAGAACGAAGGGGAAGCGCATTCGGCTCTGGCCGCCAGGATACCCTCCATCCGAGGAGTCGTCGAAGCGCGCATAGACGACCTCGACCGTTACGTCGCCGCCGAGAAGCACGCGCGCATGTTCGAAGGAATCGTCGTCGTTATCCGAACTCAGTGGGACGAAGACAAAGCCGCCCGCGAACCTTCCCACTCCCGGACGCCGCTGCATGTCGCGGTCAAGATGGCGAAGCGGCGCCTCCCTCCCGTCCCGGTGAACGGGACGGACCCGGAGTCGGGCCGTTGGGTGAGAGCGAGCCATCCCGTCTGCATGCTCGTCCCGACCGTCTACGCCGCCGTGACTGCGTTGGGAGACGCGGAAGACCGCCTGAACGCCCTCATGCGGAATGGCGGAGAGCATTACACGGACGACGGCTGTCGCCGACGCGGCGAAGGATGGTGGGTCGACGAGCAGGCTCTCCCCCTCATTCGGGAGCGGCTCACAAGGGACTTCGAACTGCGAAAATGGAAAGAGGCCGGCGCCGCAAAGAGGACCACGGATATCCCGGATGACGAGAAGTTCGCCGGACTGTCCCGCGACCTGAAGAAGGCCGGCGAGGGCCTCGTCGATGCGCCGAACATGCGGGCGGTAGCGGCAGACGAGCTCAAGCGGCTGCGGCCCTACGCCGACAACCTCTCCCGCGCCCGTGAACGCCGCCTCCTCTTCGTCGAAGCGATCGAGTGACCCCCCGTACGACTACGGCTGAACCCCCTTCTTTTGGCCGGCATCCGGATCCTCGCGGAGCAGCTGGATGGAGAGCACGGCGGTGTTCTCGGACGCCTTCACCGCGTCCATCGCCGCACGCAGCCGCTTGAGTTTCCCCTCGAGCAGGGCGCGGCTGACCGGCATCGTCCTGAGCGCGGCCGCCGACAATCTCTTCTCCTTCTCAATCCATTCGATGCGCTCCGAGAGGTCCTTCGCATACGGCGTCGCGTACGGGGTGTTCACGTTGTAGCTGAGCAGTCGTCCCAGAGCGATGAGTTTCCGGGCGATCCTCCCGGCGTCCTTCTCCGCCATCTGCCAGCTCCAGGAATACGCTGGTCGCGCCCTCGATATCCCGCCGTCATACCCCGTCGGCATCGACGTCTGGTCCGTAAAAGCGTTCATCTTTCCGCCCGACGTCTTCAGAATCGCCTCGATCTCCGGCCGGACGGAGACGGGATCATCCACGACGACGGAAAGGCTGTACGTGAGACTCTGCCTCCCGCCGGCGTACTCCCGATCCCAGTAGCCGTCGGGGAAATCCGCCGACAGCGGCGACGCCCAGAGGGCACCCGACAGGACGGTCGCAAAAACGTTCAATATGCTCATTTACTCCTCCTTTTGCGGACCATCCCATTCTACAACCGCCCGCCCGATAAGAGCAAGCGCGCCCCCTCTTGCCCGCACGCCCCATCCTTGATAGCGTGACCCCATGATCCTCGCACTGCTTCTCGCGGCATCGGCCTGGTCCACAAAGCCCGATGTCCTGGCGCCGGGTTTCTGGACGCGGCCCTATTCCTTCCCACCCTCGTACTGCCACCACCGAATCACCCTCACGACCGACGACCTCCGCACAATCGGACAAGCCGCACGACCTTGTGGGTTCGTCCCGGCTGATCCCGCGGGAGACTCGCTCTACGCCTATTGCCGTACGAGCATATCGGAGATCGACAAGATCCTCCAAAAGCTGGAGAGACGCGGGAAGATCGTAACTCGCGAGATATCCTGCACCGACCCGCCCGCAAACGAGGAGCTGTATTTCAAACGTGACGTCTTGCGCCAGGAGTCCGCGACCATCGAAAAATCATCCTCGAGCTTCCCGGGGATTCGAGGCCTCCTGGACGCGGAGCTCTGGACCCTCGACAAGTTCATCGCCGCGAGGGAGATGGCGGCTCAGCCGCTGCTGGAGATCGTTGCGGCGCATCCGGCGGCAGGAAGAGCCGTCTCGACTCAAGAACTCTGGGGGCGCCGCCCCGCGCATCCGGTCGCTCAGGCCGAGCAGGACCGCGATCCGTCCTGGCTCAAGCCCTGGGCGCGGACGACCTATCCCGCGTGCCTTCAAGCCCCTCGCCTCTTCGTCGAATACACCGCCGCCCCGGGCTCGGAGGCAGAGCGGAAGATCCTCACGCGCCTGCTCCGGCTGGGAGAGCGTTACGAAGAGCCCGCTTGCGATTCTCTCTCACCCAATAAGAGGAGCACCGCGATCGTCACCATGCTCCCACAGAAGGATCTTCAGCGGATTCTGACCTCGCTGCCCGGACTCCGGGCCTGGACGGAGATCCCGCGGATCCGCTACGCGGGCTCGGTCACGGACGATGAGCGCGTGGAGGTCCTCTCACGAGAACTCTCCTCGGCGGAGTCCCTGCGTCGGGATGTCCCTCATGTCGTGGCGCTGACGCAGGCGGAGATCGAAAGGCTGCAGCCCACGGCAGGGCTCCTCTCCCGAATCCGGAAAGGGCGATTCGTGGCCGTCGGCTTTCGGGCCGACTGAGAGTTATCTTTTCCCAGGCGGCGTCGACAGCTGGACGGAGATGGAGCTCTTGGACGCTGACCGCTGATAGGCGTCGCGCGAACCCTGCAGGGATCGCAGGCGGGTCGTGAGGAAGTACGTCGCCGCCGGCATCTCGGTCAGCGCGGCCTTGTTGTTCGCGAGCTCGCGCTCCAGTATCCCGATGCGCTCCTGGACCTGCTGCTGAATCTCCTTATTGTTCTGCCTGTTCAGGGAGTAGCTGGTGAGTTCCCCCATCTCCAGGAGCTTCCGAGCGGCCTTCTCCGCCGAATCGGAAGGGAGCGTGTAGTTCAACTGGATGACGCGCCGCGATTCCCCGTTGTAGGATTGGTTGAAGCCATTCCGGTTGTCGCCGGTCAGCGTCGCACCGCTCTTCAGCATCACCGCATCGACCTGTCGAGCGAGAGCATCCACCTCATCGGCGCGGAGCGACACGGAATAGTTGTCGCCGGCCTGAGGCATCCCGAAGCCCCGGTTCCAGTAGGCGTCGTCGTGTACGACCGGGCCGTTCCGTGAGGGCTGTGCATGGGAACCGGCGGGCTGGAGGCAGAGGCCCAGGAGCAAAGGCAGACAGCATCGAATCGGGTTCTTTGTCTTCATATCCTCGAGAGTTTAGGCGTTTTGAACGTTTTAAAGCAATCCCCTCGCGGCTGTCCCGCGCGTGCTACGAAGGGAATAGGACTTTCTGCAGGGCGTCCGGGCATTCCTTCTGGGGGATGTGGCCGCAGGCGGGAAGGACGGTGAGCTTCGAGCCGGGGATGAGGCGCTTGAAGGTCTCTCCCATCGGGACGGGAAGGATCCGGTCGCACTCCCCCCACACGATCTCGGTCGGGACCCGCAGGGACTTCAGGCGCTTCTCGAGGAGCTCCTTCTTGGAGAGCTGGTCGGTGATGGCCTTCGTGGGGCGCGCGGCGATGCGCGCGGCGATCTCCCGCAGGATGTGCTCGGGAAGCTTCGGCGCACGGCAATAGGCCTTGTCCATGAACTCGCGGACCTTGGGAACGTCCGGGGAGGCGAGAACCCGCGCGGCGCTCTCGGCGCTCCCGCTGGGGTCGTCGACGCCGGCCGCCCCCACGAGCACGAGGCGCTCCACTCCCTGCGGCCAGTCGAGCGCGAGCCAGCCGGAGATCCAGCCCCCCAGGCTGTTGCCGACGACCGTCCAGCGCGGGCAGAGCGGCTCGAGGGCCCCGCGCAGGGTCCGCGCCTGGGCGCGGATGCCGTAGCCGGAGGGGTCGGCGGGCGCCTGCGAGCCGTCGGTTCCCGGCATGTTGAAGGCGTAGATCAGCGTGCCCGG belongs to Elusimicrobiota bacterium and includes:
- a CDS encoding CsgG/HfaB family protein, whose amino-acid sequence is MKKAAALCAVLAFAACGTLKEYPFEQRRLAAVMPFAFTAAQKEFTPHASGLADALAGALVRTGRLRLIERARVDAALQELQLQQSGLTDSATASKVGKGLNASAVVLGSITSISVREEGRSVKIAEKTTRFVDVEVEARIVDVETGELLGSGRAAGKAESAEKHAFGGKLGTLATPDALIQQALQGVGEKLARDLAKSLPPR
- a CDS encoding alpha/beta hydrolase, with the protein product MKKRTLLRAGALLLVPAAFLLAWGWGHPAKVYEGAKRARLRLAGARPAESGGLRGWMRDDCSLEGDCRCVALVHGLGDSYVSWDALLSRRRPGTLIYAFNMPGTDGSQAPADPSGYGIRAQARTLRGALEPLCPRWTVVGNSLGGWISGWLALDWPQGVERLVLVGAAGVDDPSGSAESAARVLASPDVPKVREFMDKAYCRAPKLPEHILREIAARIAARPTKAITDQLSKKELLEKRLKSLRVPTEIVWGECDRILPVPMGETFKRLIPGSKLTVLPACGHIPQKECPDALQKVLFPS
- a CDS encoding DUF190 domain-containing protein, translating into MKTPSRQTLMRIYLEENDRFQGRPVYQAIVEAARQDGLGGAIVLKGVLGYGYKAEARAGKMIKHDDNPPVLIEIVDAEEKLKKFQPRLDEFIREALVTFQPVEALHYKLD